In Procambarus clarkii isolate CNS0578487 chromosome 50, FALCON_Pclarkii_2.0, whole genome shotgun sequence, one genomic interval encodes:
- the LOC138351529 gene encoding uncharacterized protein, whose amino-acid sequence MTAQSFIQAFRRFAARRSCPKLMISDNGANLVAGEGCLREICSHPAVTSTLEQRHCRWKFIPPRAPWHGGFYERLIGTVKRSLRKSLHRQKINLRELQTVITEIESRVNNRPLTYLSEDPTQHEPLSPAHLMYGRLLTPVPSLVDDEIRDPSYVGQSELVQGYKHLSSIIQKWNDVWTKEYLTSLREHHYGANVPHNIANLQPGDIVLVDSDGPRADWPLGKVVSVHPDSQGILRIVKILSKGTTSLKTLDKLIHMESVSQLQLDPERPQDTLTPQDPQTPNRHNRPQRTAAQKCKQNLHLYYQSNGE is encoded by the coding sequence atgactgctcaatcatttattcaagctttccgcagattcgcagcacgccgatcatgccctaagctgatgatttcagataacggagcaaacttggtagctggagaaggatgtctacgggaaatctgttcccatcctgcagttacttccacactggaacagcgtcattgcagatggaaatttatccctccgagagccccatggcacggaggattttatgaacggttaataggaactgtaaaaagatccttgagaaaatctctacaccgtcagaaaatcaatcttcgagaactccagacagtaatcacggaaatagaatcaagggtgaataaccggccgttgacttacttgtctgaggatcctactcaacatgagccattaagtcctgcccacctaatgtatggaagacttctgactccagtaccatctctagtggatgatgagatcagagatccctcatatgtgggtcagagcgagttggttcaggggtataaacatctgtccagcataatccaaaaatggaatgatgtttggacaaaagaatatcttacatctctacgagaacatcactatggggccaatgtcccacataatatagctaatctccaacctggcgatatagtcttggtagacagtgatggccctagggctgactggccattaggtaaagttgtctcagtccatccagatagtcaggggattttgagaatagtcaaaatcctgtctaaaggaacaacttccctgaagacattggacaaactcatccacatggaatcagtgagccagctgcagttagatcctgagagacctcaagacacactaactccacaagacccacagactcctaacagacacaatcgtccacaacggacagcagcacaaaagtgcaagcaaaatctgcacttgtattatcaatccaatggagagtaa